In one Streptomyces venezuelae genomic region, the following are encoded:
- a CDS encoding LacI family DNA-binding transcriptional regulator — translation MCRVPGPTLADIARAAEVSTATVSHALNGTGRVGEATRRRVRETATRLGYGTPGPPRTRTLGIAVTTFPAAWNYTDIAYFSRAVTAATSAAHARGYALVTLPADRAADDSWHSLAVDGMLIMDSPRGDPMVRALRARGIPLVFDGVPGDPRPGDHWVDNDHESAVREVLDHLVASGARRVALQSGSGDEHYAHAVTAAYERWCADRATPPLVVPFDPADDEGHAFDVLLRDAENRVDAVHAAYDPGGRQLLAAAARHGLRVPDDLRVVCASEDPAYARTTPPVTTVTLSPEQMARAAVAVLVALIEDDGTAPSGPVSVPAGLIVRASSNPRPTQPV, via the coding sequence ATGTGCCGCGTGCCAGGGCCGACTCTCGCCGACATAGCCCGCGCCGCGGAGGTCTCGACGGCGACGGTCTCGCACGCCCTCAACGGCACCGGAAGGGTCGGTGAGGCCACCCGCCGCCGGGTCCGCGAGACGGCGACCCGCCTCGGCTACGGCACGCCGGGCCCGCCCCGTACCCGCACGCTCGGCATCGCCGTCACCACGTTCCCCGCCGCCTGGAACTACACGGACATCGCCTACTTCTCGCGCGCCGTCACCGCGGCCACCTCCGCCGCCCACGCCCGCGGCTACGCCCTCGTCACCCTCCCCGCCGACCGCGCCGCCGACGACTCCTGGCACAGCCTCGCCGTCGACGGCATGCTGATCATGGACAGCCCGCGCGGCGACCCGATGGTCCGTGCCCTGCGCGCCCGCGGCATCCCGCTGGTCTTCGACGGCGTGCCCGGCGACCCGCGCCCCGGCGACCACTGGGTCGACAACGACCACGAGTCGGCCGTCCGCGAGGTGCTCGACCACCTCGTGGCGTCCGGCGCCCGCCGCGTCGCCCTGCAGTCAGGCAGCGGCGACGAGCACTACGCGCACGCGGTGACGGCGGCGTACGAACGCTGGTGCGCGGACCGTGCCACGCCCCCTCTCGTCGTCCCGTTCGACCCGGCCGACGACGAAGGCCACGCGTTCGACGTGCTGCTGAGGGATGCCGAGAACCGGGTCGACGCCGTCCACGCCGCGTACGACCCCGGAGGCCGCCAACTCCTCGCCGCGGCGGCCCGCCACGGCCTGCGCGTCCCCGACGACCTGCGCGTGGTCTGCGCGAGCGAGGACCCCGCCTACGCGCGGACGACCCCGCCCGTGACGACGGTGACCCTTTCCCCGGAACAGATGGCCCGCGCCGCCGTGGCGGTCCTCGTCGCCCTGATCGAGGACGACGGGACGGCGCCTTCGGGCCCGGTGTCGGTCCCGGCCGGCCTGATCGTGCGGGCGTCGTCGAACCCGCGCCCCACTCAGCCGGTCTGA
- a CDS encoding DUF5133 domain-containing protein, with amino-acid sequence MLQAHPSVLADLVERYESLHAKTDSAAVDPALRRQLDDVTYTLCVITGTRSLEQALAAARRRARKVRDVRAQASTAVPSSSTKASSSHSLTTPTTAIAG; translated from the coding sequence ATGTTGCAGGCACACCCCTCCGTCCTCGCCGACCTCGTCGAACGTTACGAATCCCTCCACGCGAAGACCGACAGCGCGGCGGTCGACCCCGCGCTGCGTCGACAGCTCGACGACGTCACGTACACCCTGTGCGTCATCACCGGCACCCGCTCCCTCGAGCAGGCACTCGCCGCGGCCCGCCGACGTGCCAGAAAGGTCCGGGACGTGCGCGCTCAGGCCAGCACCGCGGTTCCGTCCAGCTCCACCAAGGCCTCCTCGTCCCACAGCCTGACGACGCCCACCACCGCCATCGCCGGATAG
- a CDS encoding TetR/AcrR family transcriptional regulator: MPTGVAIRDVREQLFAAAERVLLRDGPNALTSRAVTTEAGCAKGVLHRHFDDFDAFLAELVRDRIGEVEGRGAALSGAAGTGTVAGNVAAALTDLFGPLALGVLGLVASRDALRARLRRTTPVGIPLLTEAGAVLAAYLAAERDLGRLVAECDPDALAFTVVGSGHLLFAGRDGGAPPAAEVRRVVGTVLAGATPQTG; the protein is encoded by the coding sequence GTGCCTACAGGGGTGGCCATCCGCGATGTCCGCGAGCAACTGTTCGCCGCCGCGGAACGTGTCCTGCTCAGGGACGGGCCGAACGCGCTGACCAGCCGGGCGGTCACCACGGAGGCGGGCTGCGCCAAGGGGGTCCTGCACCGGCACTTCGACGACTTCGACGCGTTCCTCGCCGAGCTGGTGCGCGACCGGATCGGCGAGGTGGAGGGGCGGGGCGCCGCGCTGTCCGGGGCCGCGGGGACCGGCACGGTCGCCGGGAACGTCGCCGCCGCGCTGACGGACCTGTTCGGGCCGCTCGCGCTGGGCGTCCTCGGCCTGGTCGCCTCGCGCGACGCGCTGCGGGCGCGGCTGCGCCGCACCACGCCGGTCGGCATTCCGCTCCTGACGGAGGCCGGGGCGGTGCTCGCCGCCTACCTCGCGGCGGAGCGCGACCTCGGCCGGCTCGTCGCGGAGTGCGACCCCGACGCGCTCGCCTTCACCGTCGTCGGGAGCGGGCACCTGCTGTTCGCCGGGCGTGACGGCGGCGCTCCACCGGCCGCGGAGGTCCGCCGGGTCGTCGGCACGGTGCTCGCCGGGGCGACGCCTCAGACCGGCTGA
- a CDS encoding acyl-CoA dehydrogenase family protein: MTAFSLNPEQTARCAELRTLAAERLRPLAEKGEPGHVNRPMVAALGELGLLGCLFEERGVGEGRPGGASGALDLCLTRESLAYSCTEAETAFALQGLGAHPVHAHGSPEQRERCLPPVRAGHAVAAFALSEPGAGSDAAALSLAAERDGSGGWRLTGEKCWISNAPEADFYTVFARTSSGAGSRGVTAFLVPADRAGLTGTPLDMLSPHPIGALAFDGVRVGEEDVLGEVDRGFRVAMTTLNRFRPSVGAFAVGMAQSALDATLAHTAERTAFGGPLKDLQAVGHQVAEMATRTEAARLMVYAAAAAYDSEGPQGPGIARRAAMAKLIATETAQYVVDAAVQLHGARALRRGHLLEHLYREVRAPRIYEGASEVQRTIIAKELYAQAHAQPHAQTHAQPHAHEEEPPA, encoded by the coding sequence ATGACGGCATTCTCGCTCAATCCTGAACAAACCGCCCGTTGTGCGGAGCTGCGGACGCTCGCCGCCGAGCGTCTGCGCCCCCTGGCGGAGAAGGGCGAGCCCGGCCACGTGAACCGGCCCATGGTCGCGGCGCTCGGCGAACTGGGCCTGCTGGGCTGCCTGTTCGAGGAGAGAGGGGTGGGCGAGGGGCGTCCCGGCGGCGCGTCCGGCGCCCTCGACCTCTGCCTGACCCGGGAGTCGCTCGCGTACTCCTGCACGGAGGCGGAGACCGCCTTCGCCCTGCAAGGGCTCGGCGCCCACCCCGTGCACGCCCACGGCTCGCCCGAGCAGCGGGAGCGGTGCCTGCCGCCCGTCCGCGCCGGGCACGCCGTCGCGGCCTTCGCGCTCTCCGAGCCGGGCGCGGGCTCGGACGCGGCGGCCCTGAGCCTCGCGGCGGAGCGGGACGGCTCCGGCGGCTGGCGCCTCACCGGCGAGAAGTGCTGGATCTCCAACGCGCCCGAGGCCGACTTCTACACCGTCTTCGCCCGCACGTCGTCGGGGGCGGGGTCCCGCGGCGTCACCGCGTTCCTGGTCCCCGCCGACCGCGCGGGCCTCACCGGCACCCCGCTCGACATGCTCTCCCCGCACCCCATCGGTGCCCTCGCCTTCGACGGCGTGCGGGTCGGGGAGGAGGACGTGCTCGGCGAGGTCGACCGCGGCTTCCGCGTCGCGATGACGACGCTGAACCGGTTCCGGCCGAGCGTCGGCGCGTTCGCCGTCGGCATGGCGCAGTCCGCGCTCGACGCGACCCTGGCCCACACGGCCGAACGGACCGCGTTCGGCGGCCCGTTGAAGGATCTGCAGGCGGTCGGCCACCAGGTCGCCGAGATGGCGACGCGCACGGAGGCGGCCCGCCTGATGGTGTACGCGGCAGCGGCGGCGTACGACAGTGAGGGGCCGCAGGGCCCCGGCATCGCCCGGCGCGCCGCGATGGCGAAGCTCATCGCCACGGAGACCGCGCAGTATGTGGTCGACGCGGCGGTCCAGTTGCACGGCGCCCGCGCGCTGCGCCGCGGCCACCTGCTCGAACACCTCTACCGCGAGGTGCGTGCACCCCGGATCTACGAGGGCGCGAGCGAGGTCCAGCGCACGATCATCGCCAAGGAGCTGTATGCCCAGGCGCACGCCCAGCCGCATGCACAGACACACGCCCAGCCGCACGCCCACGAGGAGGAGCCGCCCGCATGA
- a CDS encoding GNAT family N-acetyltransferase has translation MEENDLTIRPIGGREDLDLFTRLPYLLNEELADDLATGRRRPEWMWVALRGDRLLARAAWWSRADGETPLILDVLDMDDNAADSDRTDIGVRLLRTAMAATLPDGSNPPEYSRFVPPDWREDTVTRQAVEDRMTVLERTGARLFVERLRLEWRPESLAPVPTGGRLAFRPVHGAEELVALMAVALDGTLDAHGRADLTRMTAQEAAAKHYEDEFARYASPRDWWRIATLPGGEPVGFVIPAHNGYNAIIAYIAVLPAHRGNGYIDDLLAEGTHVLAAQDVPRIRASTDLGNAPMANAFRRAGYVNFGREINMTWQ, from the coding sequence GTGGAAGAAAACGACCTGACCATACGTCCCATCGGCGGACGCGAAGATCTGGACCTGTTCACCCGACTTCCCTACCTCCTCAACGAGGAACTGGCGGACGACCTCGCCACCGGCCGCCGACGCCCTGAATGGATGTGGGTCGCCCTGCGCGGCGACCGCCTGCTGGCCAGAGCCGCCTGGTGGAGTCGGGCCGACGGCGAAACACCCCTCATCCTCGACGTCCTCGACATGGACGACAACGCCGCGGACTCCGATCGCACGGACATCGGGGTGCGGCTCCTGCGCACCGCGATGGCCGCCACGCTTCCCGACGGGTCGAATCCCCCCGAGTACAGCCGCTTCGTCCCGCCGGACTGGCGCGAGGACACGGTGACCAGACAAGCCGTCGAGGACCGGATGACGGTGTTGGAGAGGACCGGCGCCCGGCTCTTCGTCGAACGACTGCGGCTGGAGTGGCGTCCGGAGTCACTTGCCCCCGTGCCCACCGGGGGACGCCTCGCGTTCCGGCCGGTCCACGGCGCCGAGGAACTCGTGGCCCTGATGGCCGTGGCCCTGGACGGCACCCTCGACGCGCACGGCCGTGCCGACCTGACCCGGATGACCGCCCAGGAAGCGGCCGCCAAGCACTACGAGGACGAGTTCGCGCGCTACGCGAGCCCACGAGACTGGTGGCGGATCGCGACACTGCCCGGCGGGGAGCCGGTGGGGTTCGTCATCCCCGCGCACAACGGATACAACGCGATCATCGCCTACATCGCGGTCCTCCCCGCGCACCGCGGCAACGGCTACATCGACGACCTTCTCGCCGAGGGCACCCACGTCCTCGCCGCCCAGGACGTCCCGCGCATCCGCGCGTCCACGGACCTGGGCAACGCCCCGATGGCGAACGCCTTCCGACGCGCCGGATACGTCAATTTCGGGCGTGAGATCAATATGACCTGGCAGTGA
- the acnA gene encoding aconitate hydratase AcnA — translation MSANSFDARSTLRVGDESYEIFKLDKVEGSARLPYSLKVLLENLLRTEDGANITADHIRALGEWDSQAQPAQEIQFTPARVIMQDFTGVPCVVDLATMREAVKELGGDPAKINPLAPAELVIDHSVIADKFGTSDAFGQNVELEYGRNKERYQFLRWGQTAFDEFKVVPPGTGIVHQVNIEHLARTVMVRNGQAYPDTLVGTDSHTTMVNGLGVLGWGVGGIEAEAAMLGQPVSMLIPRVVGFKLTGELKPGTTATDLVLTITEMLRKHGVVGKFVEFYGEGVAATSLANRATIGNMSPEFGSTAAIFPIDDETLNYLRLTGRDAQQVALVEAYAKEQGLWLDPAAEPDFSEKLELDLSTVVPSIAGPKRPQDRIVLANAAEQFKTDVRNYVDSVDEAGKESFPASDAPATTNGVPSNPVLVTAPDGSTYELDHGAVTVAAITSCTNTSNPYVMVAAALVAKKAVEKGLTRKPWVKTTLAPGSKVVTDYFDKAGLTPYLDKVGFNLVGYGCTTCIGNSGPLPDEVSKAVNEHDLAVTSVLSGNRNFEGRINPDVKMNYLASPPLVVAYALAGSMKIDITTEALGADQDGNPVYLKDVWPTEAEVNDVVANAIGEDMFNKSYQDVFAGDAQWQALPIPTGNTFEWDSESTYVRKPPYFEGMAHEPSPVEDIQGARVLAKLGDSVTTDHISPAGAIKADTPAGKYLTEHGVQRRDFNSYGSRRGNHEVMIRGTFANIRLRNQIAPGTEGGFTRDFTQDDAPVSFIYDASRNYIDQGIPLVVLAGKEYGSGSSRDWAAKGTALLGVKAVIAESYERIHRSNLIGMGVLPLQYPEGQTASSLGLTGEETFSFSGVTELNNGSTPRTVKVTTDSGVEFDAVVRIDTPGEADYYRNGGIMQYVLRSLIRK, via the coding sequence GTGTCGGCGAACAGCTTCGACGCCCGCAGCACGCTGCGCGTGGGCGACGAGTCGTACGAGATCTTCAAGCTGGACAAGGTCGAGGGCTCCGCACGCCTTCCCTACAGCCTGAAGGTGCTGCTGGAGAACCTGCTCCGTACCGAGGACGGCGCGAACATCACCGCCGACCACATCCGCGCGCTCGGCGAATGGGACTCGCAGGCCCAGCCCGCGCAGGAGATCCAGTTCACGCCGGCCCGCGTGATCATGCAGGACTTCACCGGCGTGCCCTGCGTCGTGGACCTCGCCACCATGCGTGAGGCCGTGAAGGAGCTCGGCGGCGACCCGGCGAAGATCAACCCGCTCGCCCCGGCCGAGCTGGTCATCGACCACTCCGTCATCGCCGACAAGTTCGGTACGTCGGACGCCTTCGGCCAGAACGTCGAGCTGGAGTACGGCCGCAACAAGGAGCGCTACCAGTTCCTGCGCTGGGGCCAGACCGCCTTCGACGAGTTCAAGGTCGTCCCCCCGGGCACCGGCATCGTCCACCAGGTCAACATCGAGCACCTGGCCAGGACCGTCATGGTCCGCAACGGCCAGGCGTACCCCGACACCCTCGTCGGCACCGACTCGCACACCACGATGGTCAACGGCCTGGGCGTGCTGGGCTGGGGCGTCGGCGGCATCGAGGCCGAGGCCGCGATGCTGGGCCAGCCGGTCTCCATGCTCATCCCGCGCGTCGTCGGCTTCAAGCTGACCGGCGAGCTGAAGCCGGGCACCACCGCCACGGACCTCGTGCTCACGATCACCGAGATGCTGCGCAAGCACGGCGTCGTCGGCAAGTTCGTCGAGTTCTACGGCGAGGGTGTGGCGGCCACGAGCCTCGCCAACCGCGCCACCATCGGCAACATGTCGCCGGAGTTCGGCTCCACCGCCGCGATCTTCCCGATCGACGACGAGACGCTGAACTACCTGCGCCTGACCGGCCGCGACGCCCAGCAGGTCGCGCTCGTCGAGGCGTACGCCAAGGAGCAGGGCCTCTGGCTCGACCCGGCCGCCGAGCCGGACTTCTCGGAGAAGCTGGAGCTCGACCTGTCGACGGTCGTTCCCTCCATCGCCGGTCCGAAGCGTCCGCAGGACCGCATCGTCCTCGCCAACGCCGCCGAGCAGTTCAAGACCGACGTGCGCAACTACGTCGACTCGGTCGACGAGGCGGGCAAGGAGTCCTTCCCGGCCTCCGACGCCCCGGCCACCACGAACGGCGTCCCGTCGAACCCGGTCCTCGTGACCGCCCCCGACGGCTCGACGTACGAGCTGGACCACGGCGCGGTGACGGTCGCGGCCATCACCTCCTGCACCAACACCTCGAACCCGTACGTGATGGTCGCCGCCGCGCTCGTCGCGAAGAAGGCCGTCGAGAAGGGCCTGACCCGCAAGCCCTGGGTCAAGACCACCCTCGCGCCCGGCTCCAAGGTCGTCACCGACTACTTCGACAAGGCGGGGCTCACTCCCTACCTCGACAAGGTCGGCTTCAACCTCGTCGGCTACGGCTGCACCACCTGCATCGGCAACTCGGGTCCGCTCCCGGACGAGGTCTCCAAGGCCGTCAACGAGCACGACCTGGCCGTGACGTCCGTCCTCTCCGGCAACCGGAACTTCGAGGGCCGCATCAACCCCGACGTCAAGATGAACTACCTGGCGTCGCCGCCGCTGGTCGTCGCGTACGCCCTGGCCGGCTCGATGAAGATCGACATCACCACCGAGGCTCTGGGCGCCGACCAGGACGGCAACCCGGTCTACCTCAAGGACGTCTGGCCCACCGAGGCCGAGGTCAACGACGTCGTGGCGAACGCCATCGGCGAGGACATGTTCAACAAGTCCTACCAGGACGTCTTCGCGGGCGACGCCCAGTGGCAGGCGCTGCCGATCCCGACCGGCAACACCTTCGAGTGGGACAGCGAGTCCACCTACGTCCGCAAGCCCCCGTACTTCGAGGGCATGGCGCACGAGCCGTCCCCCGTCGAGGACATCCAGGGTGCCCGTGTCCTCGCCAAGCTGGGCGACTCGGTGACGACGGACCACATCTCGCCCGCCGGTGCGATCAAGGCCGACACCCCGGCCGGCAAGTACCTGACGGAGCACGGCGTGCAGCGCCGCGACTTCAACTCGTACGGCTCGCGCCGAGGCAACCACGAGGTCATGATTCGCGGCACCTTCGCGAACATCCGCCTGCGCAACCAGATCGCGCCGGGCACCGAGGGCGGCTTCACGCGTGACTTCACGCAGGACGACGCGCCGGTCTCGTTCATCTACGACGCCTCGCGCAACTACATCGACCAGGGCATCCCGCTGGTCGTCCTCGCGGGCAAGGAGTACGGCTCCGGCTCGTCCCGCGACTGGGCCGCCAAGGGCACCGCGCTCCTCGGCGTCAAGGCCGTCATCGCCGAGTCGTACGAGCGCATCCACCGCTCGAACCTCATCGGCATGGGCGTCCTGCCGCTCCAGTACCCGGAGGGCCAGACCGCCTCGTCCCTCGGCCTGACCGGCGAGGAGACCTTCTCCTTCTCCGGCGTCACCGAGCTGAACAACGGCTCGACCCCGCGCACGGTCAAGGTCACCACCGACTCCGGTGTGGAGTTCGACGCGGTCGTCCGCATCGACACCCCCGGTGAGGCGGACTACTACCGCAACGGCGGCATCATGCAGTACGTGCTGCGCAGCCTGATCCGCAAGTAG
- a CDS encoding RidA family protein — protein MSDSDHLHRVNPAELSPPTGFSHAVTATGSRLVFLAGQTALDSEGKVTGSTLPEQFERALTNLLTALRHAGGTPADLARVTVYATDVADYRARAGELGRIWKRLAGRDYPAMAVVGVVRLWDEEALVELDGTAVLA, from the coding sequence ATGAGCGACAGCGACCACCTGCACCGCGTCAACCCCGCCGAACTCTCGCCGCCCACGGGCTTCTCGCACGCCGTCACCGCGACGGGCTCCCGTCTGGTCTTCCTCGCCGGACAGACCGCGCTGGACAGCGAGGGCAAGGTCACCGGGTCGACCCTGCCCGAGCAGTTCGAGCGGGCCCTCACCAACCTCCTGACCGCCCTGCGCCACGCGGGCGGCACCCCGGCCGATCTCGCGCGCGTCACGGTCTACGCCACGGACGTCGCCGACTACCGGGCCCGCGCCGGCGAACTGGGCCGGATCTGGAAGCGGTTGGCGGGCCGCGACTATCCGGCGATGGCGGTGGTGGGCGTCGTCAGGCTGTGGGACGAGGAGGCCTTGGTGGAGCTGGACGGAACCGCGGTGCTGGCCTGA
- a CDS encoding helix-turn-helix domain-containing protein: MADDYLVRIGKLIRDARQHRGWTQTQLAEALSTSQSAVNRIERGNQNISLEMIARIGEALDSEIVSLGYAGPMHLRVVGGRRLSGAIDVKTSKNACVALLCASLLNKGRTVLRRVARIEEVYRLLEVLNSIGVRTRWINDGVDLEIVPPAKLDMDAIDAEAARRTRSIIMFLGPLLHRMDHFKLPYAGGCDLGTRTIEPHMIALRRFGLDIAATEGLYHATVARDVSPDRPIVLTERGDTVTENALLAAARGAGTTVIRNASSNYMVQDLCFFLEALGVKVEGIGTTTLTVHGVPTIDVDVDYSPSEDPVEAMSLLAAAVVTESELTVRRVPIEFLEIELAVLEEMGLDHDRSAEYPADNGRTRLIDLTVRPSKLEAPIDKIHPMPFPGLNIDNVPFFAAIAAAAQGKTLIHDWVYDNRAIYLTDLNRLGGRLQLLDPHRVLVEGPTRWRAAEMMCPPALRPAVVVLLAMMAAEGTSVLRNVYVINRGYEDLAERLNSVGAQIETFRDI, encoded by the coding sequence ATGGCAGACGACTACCTCGTACGCATCGGCAAGCTCATCCGCGACGCCCGGCAGCACCGGGGCTGGACGCAGACGCAGCTCGCCGAGGCGCTCTCCACCAGCCAGAGCGCCGTGAACCGCATCGAGCGCGGCAACCAGAACATCAGCCTTGAGATGATCGCCCGGATCGGCGAGGCTCTCGACAGTGAAATCGTCTCGCTCGGGTACGCGGGCCCCATGCATCTGCGAGTTGTCGGCGGCCGTCGGCTCTCCGGCGCCATCGACGTCAAGACGAGCAAGAACGCGTGCGTGGCGCTGCTCTGTGCGTCCCTCCTGAACAAGGGTCGCACGGTGCTGCGCCGTGTGGCCCGCATCGAGGAGGTCTACCGCCTCCTGGAGGTCCTCAACTCCATCGGGGTGCGCACCCGTTGGATCAACGACGGCGTCGACCTGGAGATCGTGCCGCCCGCCAAGCTGGACATGGACGCCATCGACGCGGAAGCGGCCCGCCGCACCCGCTCGATCATCATGTTCCTCGGCCCGCTGCTTCACCGCATGGACCACTTCAAGCTGCCCTACGCGGGCGGCTGCGACCTGGGCACCCGCACGATCGAGCCACACATGATCGCGCTGCGCAGGTTCGGCCTGGACATCGCGGCGACCGAGGGGCTGTACCACGCGACGGTCGCCCGCGACGTCTCCCCCGACCGTCCCATCGTCCTCACCGAGCGCGGGGACACGGTCACCGAGAACGCGCTGCTCGCCGCGGCCCGCGGCGCCGGCACGACCGTCATCCGCAACGCCTCCTCGAACTACATGGTCCAGGACCTGTGCTTCTTCCTGGAGGCGCTCGGCGTCAAGGTGGAGGGCATCGGCACGACCACCCTGACCGTGCACGGCGTCCCCACCATCGACGTCGACGTCGACTACTCCCCCTCCGAGGACCCGGTCGAGGCGATGAGCCTGCTGGCCGCCGCGGTCGTCACGGAGTCGGAGCTGACGGTGCGCCGGGTGCCGATCGAGTTCCTGGAGATCGAGCTCGCGGTCCTCGAGGAGATGGGCCTCGACCACGACCGCAGCGCGGAGTACCCGGCCGACAACGGCCGCACGCGCCTGATCGACCTCACGGTCCGGCCCTCCAAGCTGGAGGCGCCGATCGACAAGATCCACCCGATGCCGTTCCCCGGCCTGAACATCGACAACGTCCCCTTCTTCGCGGCCATCGCGGCGGCAGCGCAGGGCAAGACGCTGATCCACGACTGGGTCTACGACAACCGCGCGATCTACCTCACCGACCTCAACCGCCTCGGCGGCCGTCTGCAACTCCTGGACCCGCACCGTGTCCTGGTCGAGGGCCCGACCCGCTGGCGCGCGGCGGAGATGATGTGCCCGCCGGCCCTGCGCCCCGCCGTCGTCGTGCTCCTCGCGATGATGGCGGCCGAGGGCACGTCCGTGCTGCGCAACGTCTACGTCATCAACCGCGGTTACGAGGACCTGGCGGAGCGCCTGAACTCGGTGGGCGCGCAGATCGAGACGTTCCGGGACATCTGA
- a CDS encoding amidohydrolase, with the protein MPQSSEASAQPSPLSRRGLLAAAGAAGAVGAASLVTAAGPAAAASSPAGPASRRRSAALVVHNARVFTGTSAHPTRHEAVAVAVGRDGRILAVGPDAVVKRHVGRDTDVVDAAGGTVMSGIHDGHAHPMDAASRSLRPSLAGAEQTVEELRKTLTGFLKDSAEQEPDGWLVVEDWNPVGLLPHGTAPHHTMLDALPTRRPIALRGGDGHNLWANQRALDIAKITASTPDPVGGKIVKGPDGKPTGVLKDDAQPLVSRHIPEPDETRLADAAAKILAEAAASGVTTFMEAVVGRDELKLYQRLAESDRLLQRIVPALRVDTDMTKDPAAALAYANKLRADFRDVRGLRFGTVKVFLDGVIEYPAQTAALLQPYLDKDGRPTDHRGDLYVSAADYGRLSAAFNAEGWQMHAHAIGDRAVRTSLDGYAYALRKTGRRDLRNTTAHLQLVDPADLPRFAALGVVACMQLQWAARNTWTMDALLPYIGARRHRWQYPARSLRDRRAALAGGSDWPVDPLQVWNQIRTAIDREGMEGEGDLYRAEEGLSRTSSLLMHTMGTARQLRSDRLTGTVERGKAADLVLLDRDVTRCPVADISSSEVRLTLVGGTVVHDAQSSAGRAAAARVTRAAAGPRPTAYASVHGGRHASCGCG; encoded by the coding sequence GTGCCCCAGTCGTCCGAAGCCTCCGCCCAGCCCTCCCCCCTCTCGCGGCGCGGTCTCCTCGCCGCCGCGGGGGCCGCCGGAGCCGTGGGGGCGGCGAGCCTCGTCACCGCGGCGGGCCCCGCCGCCGCGGCCTCCTCCCCCGCCGGCCCGGCATCCCGTCGCCGCTCCGCCGCCCTCGTCGTGCACAACGCCCGCGTCTTCACCGGCACTTCCGCCCACCCCACCCGGCACGAGGCCGTGGCCGTGGCCGTCGGGCGGGACGGGCGCATCCTCGCCGTCGGTCCCGACGCCGTCGTCAAGCGCCACGTCGGGCGGGACACCGATGTCGTGGACGCGGCCGGCGGCACCGTCATGAGCGGCATCCACGACGGGCACGCCCACCCGATGGACGCCGCGAGCCGGTCGCTGCGGCCCTCGCTCGCGGGCGCCGAGCAGACCGTCGAGGAGCTGCGGAAGACGCTGACGGGGTTCCTCAAGGACTCGGCGGAGCAGGAGCCCGACGGGTGGCTCGTCGTGGAGGACTGGAACCCGGTCGGGCTGCTGCCGCACGGCACCGCCCCGCACCACACGATGCTCGACGCCCTGCCGACCCGCCGCCCGATCGCCCTGCGCGGCGGCGACGGCCACAACCTGTGGGCCAATCAGCGGGCCCTGGACATCGCGAAGATCACCGCGTCCACGCCCGACCCGGTCGGCGGCAAGATCGTGAAGGGGCCGGACGGCAAGCCGACCGGGGTGCTCAAGGACGACGCCCAGCCGCTCGTCTCCCGGCACATCCCCGAGCCCGACGAGACTCGATTGGCGGATGCCGCCGCGAAAATCCTCGCCGAGGCGGCCGCGTCCGGGGTCACCACGTTCATGGAGGCCGTCGTGGGGCGCGACGAGCTGAAGCTGTATCAGCGGCTCGCCGAGTCGGACCGGCTGCTCCAGCGCATCGTGCCCGCCCTGCGCGTCGACACCGACATGACGAAGGATCCGGCCGCGGCACTCGCGTACGCGAACAAGCTGCGGGCCGACTTCCGGGACGTACGCGGACTGCGCTTCGGGACCGTCAAGGTGTTCCTCGACGGCGTCATCGAGTACCCGGCGCAGACCGCCGCGCTCCTTCAGCCGTACCTCGACAAGGACGGCAGGCCCACCGACCACCGCGGCGACCTGTACGTGTCGGCGGCCGACTACGGACGGCTCAGCGCCGCCTTCAACGCCGAGGGCTGGCAGATGCACGCGCACGCCATCGGCGACCGCGCCGTGCGCACGTCCCTCGACGGGTACGCGTACGCCCTGCGGAAGACCGGCCGCCGTGATCTCCGCAACACCACGGCCCACCTCCAACTGGTCGACCCCGCCGATCTGCCGCGGTTCGCCGCGCTCGGCGTCGTCGCCTGCATGCAGCTCCAGTGGGCCGCCCGCAACACCTGGACGATGGACGCCCTGCTGCCCTACATCGGCGCCCGCCGCCACCGTTGGCAGTACCCGGCGCGCAGCCTGAGGGACCGGCGCGCGGCGCTCGCGGGTGGCTCGGACTGGCCGGTCGACCCCCTGCAGGTCTGGAACCAGATCCGCACCGCGATCGACCGCGAGGGCATGGAGGGCGAGGGCGACCTGTACCGCGCGGAGGAAGGCCTCAGCCGTACGTCGTCCCTGCTCATGCACACCATGGGCACCGCGCGTCAACTCCGCTCGGACCGCCTCACCGGCACCGTGGAGAGGGGAAAAGCAGCCGATCTGGTGCTGCTCGACCGCGATGTGACGCGGTGTCCGGTGGCCGATATCAGTTCGTCCGAGGTGCGCCTGACGCTCGTCGGAGGCACAGTGGTGCACGACGCACAGTCGTCGGCAGGACGCGCGGCCGCCGCCCGAGTGACGCGGGCGGCGGCGGGGCCCCGGCCCACGGCGTACGCGTCGGTGCACGGCGGCCGGCACGCCTCGTGCGGCTGCGGCTGA